From one Suricata suricatta isolate VVHF042 chromosome 8, meerkat_22Aug2017_6uvM2_HiC, whole genome shotgun sequence genomic stretch:
- the TARS2 gene encoding threonine--tRNA ligase, mitochondrial isoform X3, whose protein sequence is MGLCQRWRSLRLPGLQTCGLHTAAVPAPPQWLAERLGLFEELWAAQVKRLANLAQKEHRTIKVSLPGGQKVDAVAWSTTPYQLAQQISSTLADTAVAAQVNGELYDLERPLETDSDLRFLTFSSAKGKADNPFKLRLIEEKVKGPTATVYGCGMLVDLCQGPHLRHTGQIGGLKLLTNSSSLWRSSGTPEPVQRVSGISFPTMEELRAWEEWREEAELRDHRRIGKAQELFFFHELSPGSCFFLPRGTRVYNALVAFIRAEYTRRGFSEVKTPTLFSTKLWELSGHWEHYQEDMFALQPPDSDSLASSPRDPATSHPKDTLALKPMNCPAHCLVFAHRPRSWRELPLRLADFGALHRAEASGSLGGLTRLRCFQQDDAHIFCAPVQLETEIRGCLDFLHSVYTVLGFSFRLALSTRPPGFLGEPCLWDQAEQVLQQALEEFGEPWDLSPGDGAFYGPKIDVHLHDALGRPHQCGTIQLDFQLPLRFDLQYKGPAGAPERPVLIHRAVLGSVERMLGVLAESCGGKWPLWLSPFQVVVIPVGAEQEDYAREAQQRLQLAGLVCDLDSDSGLTLSRRVRRAQLAHYNFQFVVGQKEQSKGTVNIRTRENRQLGERDLTEAVQRLLELQGARVPDAEQVF, encoded by the exons ATGGGGCTGTGTCAGAGGTGGCGGAGCCTCCGGCTGCCGGGCCTACAAACCTGCGGGCTACACACG GCAGCTGTGCCAGCCCCTCCACAGTGGTTGGCAGAGCGGCTAGGCCTTTTTGAGGAGCTATGGGCGGCTCAAGTAAAGAGGTTAGCAAACCTGGCTCAGAAGGAGCACCGGACTATTAAGGTATCACTTCCTGGAGGCCAGAAAGTGGACGCTGTGGCATGGAGCACAACCCCTTACCAACTAGCCCAGCAGATCAG TTCAACACTGGCAGATACTGCAGTGGCTGCTCAGGTGAATGGGGAACTTTATGATCTGGAGCGGCCTTTGGAGACAGATTCTGACCTCAGATTTTTGACATTCAGTTCCGCAAAGGGCAAAGCA GATAACCCCTTTAAGCTTCGCCTGATTGAGGAGAAAGTGAAAGGTCCAACAGCAACAGTATATGG gTGTGGCATGCTAGTAGACCTTTGCCAGGGCCCCCACCTTCGGCATACTGGACAGATTGGAGGACTGAAGCTGCTAACG AACTCGTCATCCCTGTGGAGGTCTTCAGGCACCCCGGAGCCGGTGCAGCGAGTGTCTGGCATCTCCTTCCCCACAATGGAGGAGCTGAGGGCCTGGGAAgagtggagggaggaggcggAGTTACGGGACCACCGGCGCATTGGGAAG GCACAAGAGCTCTTCTTCTTCCATGAGCTGAGCCCCGGGAGCTGCTTCTTCCTGCCTCGAGGGACGAGGGTGTACAACGCGCTGGTGGCCTTCATCAGG GCTGAGTACACCCGCCGTGGTTTCTCAGAAGTGaaaacccccacactgttttctacGAAACTCTGGGAGCTGTCTGGACACTGGGAGCATTATCAGGAGGATATGTTTGCCCTGCAGCCCCCAGACTCGGACAGTCTTGCCAGCTCCCCACGTGACCCCGCCACCAGCCATCCTAAAGACACGCTCGCCCTGAAGCCCATGAACTGCCCTGCACACTG CCTGGTGTTCGCTCACCGGCCCAGATCCTGGCGAGAGCTGCCTCTGCGACTGGCGGACTTCGGGGCCTTGCACCGGGCCGAGGCCTCCGGCAGTCTCGGGGGGCTGACCCGGCTGCGCTGCTTCCAGCAGGATGACGCCCACATCTTCTGTGCACCAGTGCAG CTTGAAACAGAGATACGAGGCTGTCTTGATTTCCTCCACTCTGTCTACACTGTCCTTGGCTTCTCCTTCCGCCTGGCGCTATCCACCCGGCCACCTGGCTTCCTGGGAGAGCCTTGCCTTTGGGACCAGGCTGAGCAG GTCCTTCAGCAGGCCCTGGAAGAATTCGGAGAACCCTGGGACCTCAGCCCTGGAGATGGTGCCTTCTATGGGCCTAAG ATTGACGTGCACCTCCACGACGCCCTGGGTCGGCCCCATCAGTGTGGGACAATCCAGCTGGACTTCCAACTGCCCCTGAGATTTGACCTCCAGTACAAGGG GCCGGCGGGGGCCCCGGAGCGTCCAGTCCTCATTCACCGAGCGGTGCTAGGTTCTGTGGAAAGGATGCTGGGCGTGCTGGCGGAAAGCTGTGGGGGAAAATG GCCACTGTGGCTGTCGCCATTCCAGGTAGTGGTCATCCCTGTGGGAGCTGAGCAAGAGGACTATGCCAGAGAG GCACAGCAGAGGCTGCAGTTAGCAGGGCTGGTGTGCGACCTGGACTCAGACTCAGGACTGACACTCAGCAGGAGAGTCCGCCGGGCTCAGCTCGCCCACTACAATTTCCAGTTTG
- the TARS2 gene encoding threonine--tRNA ligase, mitochondrial isoform X2, which translates to MGLCQRWRSLRLPGLQTCGLHTAAVPAPPQWLAERLGLFEELWAAQVKRLANLAQKEHRTIKVSLPGGQKVDAVAWSTTPYQLAQQISSTLADTAVAAQVNGELYDLERPLETDSDLRFLTFSSAKGKAVFWHSSTHVLGAAAERLLGAVLCRGPSTECGFYHDFSLGKERTVRRAELPALEQICQELAAAAQPFRRLEASQDQLRQLFKDNPFKLRLIEEKVKGPTATVYGCGMLVDLCQGPHLRHTGQIGGLKLLTNSSSLWRSSGTPEPVQRVSGISFPTMEELRAWEEWREEAELRDHRRIGKAQELFFFHELSPGSCFFLPRGTRVYNALVAFIRPPDSDSLASSPRDPATSHPKDTLALKPMNCPAHCLVFAHRPRSWRELPLRLADFGALHRAEASGSLGGLTRLRCFQQDDAHIFCAPVQLETEIRGCLDFLHSVYTVLGFSFRLALSTRPPGFLGEPCLWDQAEQVLQQALEEFGEPWDLSPGDGAFYGPKIDVHLHDALGRPHQCGTIQLDFQLPLRFDLQYKGPAGAPERPVLIHRAVLGSVERMLGVLAESCGGKWPLWLSPFQVVVIPVGAEQEDYAREAQQRLQLAGLVCDLDSDSGLTLSRRVRRAQLAHYNFQFVVGQKEQSKGTVNIRTRENRQLGERDLTEAVQRLLELQGARVPDAEQVF; encoded by the exons ATGGGGCTGTGTCAGAGGTGGCGGAGCCTCCGGCTGCCGGGCCTACAAACCTGCGGGCTACACACG GCAGCTGTGCCAGCCCCTCCACAGTGGTTGGCAGAGCGGCTAGGCCTTTTTGAGGAGCTATGGGCGGCTCAAGTAAAGAGGTTAGCAAACCTGGCTCAGAAGGAGCACCGGACTATTAAGGTATCACTTCCTGGAGGCCAGAAAGTGGACGCTGTGGCATGGAGCACAACCCCTTACCAACTAGCCCAGCAGATCAG TTCAACACTGGCAGATACTGCAGTGGCTGCTCAGGTGAATGGGGAACTTTATGATCTGGAGCGGCCTTTGGAGACAGATTCTGACCTCAGATTTTTGACATTCAGTTCCGCAAAGGGCAAAGCA GTGTTCTGGCACTCCAGCACCCACGTCCTGGGCGCGGCAGCTGAGCGGCTCCTCGGTGCTGTCCTTTGCCGGGGTCCCAGTACCGAATGCGGCTTCTACCACGATTTCTCCCTGGGAAAGGAGCG GACAGTCCGGAGGGCAGAGCTGCCTGCTTTGGAGCAGATTTGCCAGGAACTTGCAGCTGCTGCTCAGCCCTTTCGGAGGCTAGAGGCATCCCAAGATCAGCTTCGTCAGCTCTtcaag GATAACCCCTTTAAGCTTCGCCTGATTGAGGAGAAAGTGAAAGGTCCAACAGCAACAGTATATGG gTGTGGCATGCTAGTAGACCTTTGCCAGGGCCCCCACCTTCGGCATACTGGACAGATTGGAGGACTGAAGCTGCTAACG AACTCGTCATCCCTGTGGAGGTCTTCAGGCACCCCGGAGCCGGTGCAGCGAGTGTCTGGCATCTCCTTCCCCACAATGGAGGAGCTGAGGGCCTGGGAAgagtggagggaggaggcggAGTTACGGGACCACCGGCGCATTGGGAAG GCACAAGAGCTCTTCTTCTTCCATGAGCTGAGCCCCGGGAGCTGCTTCTTCCTGCCTCGAGGGACGAGGGTGTACAACGCGCTGGTGGCCTTCATCAGG CCCCCAGACTCGGACAGTCTTGCCAGCTCCCCACGTGACCCCGCCACCAGCCATCCTAAAGACACGCTCGCCCTGAAGCCCATGAACTGCCCTGCACACTG CCTGGTGTTCGCTCACCGGCCCAGATCCTGGCGAGAGCTGCCTCTGCGACTGGCGGACTTCGGGGCCTTGCACCGGGCCGAGGCCTCCGGCAGTCTCGGGGGGCTGACCCGGCTGCGCTGCTTCCAGCAGGATGACGCCCACATCTTCTGTGCACCAGTGCAG CTTGAAACAGAGATACGAGGCTGTCTTGATTTCCTCCACTCTGTCTACACTGTCCTTGGCTTCTCCTTCCGCCTGGCGCTATCCACCCGGCCACCTGGCTTCCTGGGAGAGCCTTGCCTTTGGGACCAGGCTGAGCAG GTCCTTCAGCAGGCCCTGGAAGAATTCGGAGAACCCTGGGACCTCAGCCCTGGAGATGGTGCCTTCTATGGGCCTAAG ATTGACGTGCACCTCCACGACGCCCTGGGTCGGCCCCATCAGTGTGGGACAATCCAGCTGGACTTCCAACTGCCCCTGAGATTTGACCTCCAGTACAAGGG GCCGGCGGGGGCCCCGGAGCGTCCAGTCCTCATTCACCGAGCGGTGCTAGGTTCTGTGGAAAGGATGCTGGGCGTGCTGGCGGAAAGCTGTGGGGGAAAATG GCCACTGTGGCTGTCGCCATTCCAGGTAGTGGTCATCCCTGTGGGAGCTGAGCAAGAGGACTATGCCAGAGAG GCACAGCAGAGGCTGCAGTTAGCAGGGCTGGTGTGCGACCTGGACTCAGACTCAGGACTGACACTCAGCAGGAGAGTCCGCCGGGCTCAGCTCGCCCACTACAATTTCCAGTTTG
- the TARS2 gene encoding threonine--tRNA ligase, mitochondrial isoform X1 yields MGLCQRWRSLRLPGLQTCGLHTAAVPAPPQWLAERLGLFEELWAAQVKRLANLAQKEHRTIKVSLPGGQKVDAVAWSTTPYQLAQQISSTLADTAVAAQVNGELYDLERPLETDSDLRFLTFSSAKGKAVFWHSSTHVLGAAAERLLGAVLCRGPSTECGFYHDFSLGKERTVRRAELPALEQICQELAAAAQPFRRLEASQDQLRQLFKDNPFKLRLIEEKVKGPTATVYGCGMLVDLCQGPHLRHTGQIGGLKLLTNSSSLWRSSGTPEPVQRVSGISFPTMEELRAWEEWREEAELRDHRRIGKAQELFFFHELSPGSCFFLPRGTRVYNALVAFIRAEYTRRGFSEVKTPTLFSTKLWELSGHWEHYQEDMFALQPPDSDSLASSPRDPATSHPKDTLALKPMNCPAHCLVFAHRPRSWRELPLRLADFGALHRAEASGSLGGLTRLRCFQQDDAHIFCAPVQLETEIRGCLDFLHSVYTVLGFSFRLALSTRPPGFLGEPCLWDQAEQVLQQALEEFGEPWDLSPGDGAFYGPKIDVHLHDALGRPHQCGTIQLDFQLPLRFDLQYKGPAGAPERPVLIHRAVLGSVERMLGVLAESCGGKWPLWLSPFQVVVIPVGAEQEDYAREAQQRLQLAGLVCDLDSDSGLTLSRRVRRAQLAHYNFQFVVGQKEQSKGTVNIRTRENRQLGERDLTEAVQRLLELQGARVPDAEQVF; encoded by the exons ATGGGGCTGTGTCAGAGGTGGCGGAGCCTCCGGCTGCCGGGCCTACAAACCTGCGGGCTACACACG GCAGCTGTGCCAGCCCCTCCACAGTGGTTGGCAGAGCGGCTAGGCCTTTTTGAGGAGCTATGGGCGGCTCAAGTAAAGAGGTTAGCAAACCTGGCTCAGAAGGAGCACCGGACTATTAAGGTATCACTTCCTGGAGGCCAGAAAGTGGACGCTGTGGCATGGAGCACAACCCCTTACCAACTAGCCCAGCAGATCAG TTCAACACTGGCAGATACTGCAGTGGCTGCTCAGGTGAATGGGGAACTTTATGATCTGGAGCGGCCTTTGGAGACAGATTCTGACCTCAGATTTTTGACATTCAGTTCCGCAAAGGGCAAAGCA GTGTTCTGGCACTCCAGCACCCACGTCCTGGGCGCGGCAGCTGAGCGGCTCCTCGGTGCTGTCCTTTGCCGGGGTCCCAGTACCGAATGCGGCTTCTACCACGATTTCTCCCTGGGAAAGGAGCG GACAGTCCGGAGGGCAGAGCTGCCTGCTTTGGAGCAGATTTGCCAGGAACTTGCAGCTGCTGCTCAGCCCTTTCGGAGGCTAGAGGCATCCCAAGATCAGCTTCGTCAGCTCTtcaag GATAACCCCTTTAAGCTTCGCCTGATTGAGGAGAAAGTGAAAGGTCCAACAGCAACAGTATATGG gTGTGGCATGCTAGTAGACCTTTGCCAGGGCCCCCACCTTCGGCATACTGGACAGATTGGAGGACTGAAGCTGCTAACG AACTCGTCATCCCTGTGGAGGTCTTCAGGCACCCCGGAGCCGGTGCAGCGAGTGTCTGGCATCTCCTTCCCCACAATGGAGGAGCTGAGGGCCTGGGAAgagtggagggaggaggcggAGTTACGGGACCACCGGCGCATTGGGAAG GCACAAGAGCTCTTCTTCTTCCATGAGCTGAGCCCCGGGAGCTGCTTCTTCCTGCCTCGAGGGACGAGGGTGTACAACGCGCTGGTGGCCTTCATCAGG GCTGAGTACACCCGCCGTGGTTTCTCAGAAGTGaaaacccccacactgttttctacGAAACTCTGGGAGCTGTCTGGACACTGGGAGCATTATCAGGAGGATATGTTTGCCCTGCAGCCCCCAGACTCGGACAGTCTTGCCAGCTCCCCACGTGACCCCGCCACCAGCCATCCTAAAGACACGCTCGCCCTGAAGCCCATGAACTGCCCTGCACACTG CCTGGTGTTCGCTCACCGGCCCAGATCCTGGCGAGAGCTGCCTCTGCGACTGGCGGACTTCGGGGCCTTGCACCGGGCCGAGGCCTCCGGCAGTCTCGGGGGGCTGACCCGGCTGCGCTGCTTCCAGCAGGATGACGCCCACATCTTCTGTGCACCAGTGCAG CTTGAAACAGAGATACGAGGCTGTCTTGATTTCCTCCACTCTGTCTACACTGTCCTTGGCTTCTCCTTCCGCCTGGCGCTATCCACCCGGCCACCTGGCTTCCTGGGAGAGCCTTGCCTTTGGGACCAGGCTGAGCAG GTCCTTCAGCAGGCCCTGGAAGAATTCGGAGAACCCTGGGACCTCAGCCCTGGAGATGGTGCCTTCTATGGGCCTAAG ATTGACGTGCACCTCCACGACGCCCTGGGTCGGCCCCATCAGTGTGGGACAATCCAGCTGGACTTCCAACTGCCCCTGAGATTTGACCTCCAGTACAAGGG GCCGGCGGGGGCCCCGGAGCGTCCAGTCCTCATTCACCGAGCGGTGCTAGGTTCTGTGGAAAGGATGCTGGGCGTGCTGGCGGAAAGCTGTGGGGGAAAATG GCCACTGTGGCTGTCGCCATTCCAGGTAGTGGTCATCCCTGTGGGAGCTGAGCAAGAGGACTATGCCAGAGAG GCACAGCAGAGGCTGCAGTTAGCAGGGCTGGTGTGCGACCTGGACTCAGACTCAGGACTGACACTCAGCAGGAGAGTCCGCCGGGCTCAGCTCGCCCACTACAATTTCCAGTTTG